Proteins found in one Gardnerella vaginalis ATCC 14018 = JCM 11026 genomic segment:
- a CDS encoding ABC transporter permease, producing the protein MTQSRLKTTLAKCLPTVISIAIVLILWQFACQHYKISPNLIPAPTSIAQDTIESFPTLLPAALITTQETVIGFALAIICGILLGVFFHVSKLVKSALFPLLCAAQTMPLISIAPIFLIWFGFEMSGKIVIVMIFSMFPIAVQTVRGLDAVPSFYTDVALTCGANATWTLWHVKLRVAARQIFGGIKISAAYVLGTAATAEYLGARNGLGIWLQSAYNSFRTPLIFSATIAIIILTALLMLVINTAEKLLLGPVEDDEDPDNQL; encoded by the coding sequence ATGACGCAATCGCGTTTAAAGACTACGCTTGCAAAGTGTCTGCCAACTGTAATATCAATAGCAATTGTGCTGATTCTATGGCAATTTGCTTGCCAACACTATAAGATATCGCCAAATCTTATTCCTGCACCAACTTCTATTGCTCAAGACACAATTGAATCATTCCCTACTTTATTGCCTGCTGCACTAATAACAACTCAAGAAACAGTTATTGGCTTTGCACTAGCAATAATATGCGGAATTCTTCTGGGCGTATTTTTCCATGTTTCTAAGCTAGTTAAGTCTGCTTTATTCCCACTACTGTGCGCGGCTCAAACTATGCCTTTAATTTCTATTGCACCAATTTTCTTGATTTGGTTTGGATTTGAAATGTCTGGAAAAATAGTAATAGTAATGATTTTTAGTATGTTTCCTATTGCTGTTCAAACTGTTCGAGGATTAGACGCAGTTCCTAGTTTTTATACCGATGTTGCATTAACTTGTGGAGCTAATGCTACTTGGACTTTGTGGCATGTTAAGTTGCGCGTAGCGGCTAGGCAAATTTTCGGAGGAATTAAAATTAGCGCAGCATATGTTTTGGGAACAGCTGCTACAGCAGAATATTTAGGAGCTAGAAACGGCTTAGGTATTTGGCTTCAATCCGCATATAACTCTTTTAGAACTCCACTTATTTTTTCAGCAACTATAGCAATAATAATTCTTACAGCTCTTCTAATGCTTGTTATAAATACAGCTGAAAAACTTCTTCTAGGTCCTGTGGAAGACGATGAAGATCCAGATAATCAACTGTAA
- a CDS encoding ABC transporter substrate-binding protein — protein MNMRVLKRGLAFILSAFCVLSLSACGFEDNNQNSNLRKVSFMLFWAPDTNHIGIYVAKHKGWFKDAGLDVDLLAVAPTGSEHAVDSGAADFALTTLTNVADSSTKGANLEQVMQVQQKPSAIWCALAKNNKIHSPKDFDGKTYASFGAAESDVVINRMIQHDGGKGKFDKVTVGTSTFRTLESGKADFGGFYATWEGVQADMFGPKLRCFRSRDYGVPGQPDTIGIITNKRTIKRDPKLVRAFVKAAKRGYEYAYSHPDEASDILVKEAKDANLNPKFVKRSMKLIVDGQYWGNHADIKSGKFVFGTSDVKGAQDYFNFLSQGGAYTDAKGKVTHKTPQAKELSTDEFLK, from the coding sequence ATGAATATGCGTGTTTTAAAGCGTGGTCTTGCGTTTATTCTTTCTGCATTTTGTGTATTATCTCTTTCTGCATGTGGATTTGAGGATAATAATCAAAATTCGAATCTTCGTAAAGTATCTTTTATGCTTTTTTGGGCACCAGATACGAATCATATTGGTATCTATGTTGCAAAGCATAAAGGTTGGTTTAAGGATGCAGGATTAGATGTAGATTTGCTTGCTGTTGCTCCAACTGGTTCTGAACATGCTGTAGACAGTGGTGCAGCTGATTTTGCTCTTACTACATTAACTAATGTTGCTGATTCTTCTACAAAGGGAGCTAATCTTGAGCAGGTTATGCAAGTGCAGCAAAAACCAAGTGCAATCTGGTGTGCTCTTGCTAAAAACAATAAGATTCATTCTCCTAAAGATTTTGATGGAAAAACTTACGCGTCTTTTGGTGCTGCAGAAAGTGATGTTGTAATTAACAGAATGATTCAGCATGATGGCGGCAAGGGTAAATTCGATAAAGTTACTGTTGGAACCTCAACTTTCCGTACTCTTGAATCTGGAAAAGCAGATTTTGGTGGGTTTTATGCGACTTGGGAAGGTGTCCAAGCAGATATGTTCGGTCCTAAGCTTCGTTGTTTTAGGTCTAGAGATTATGGAGTTCCTGGTCAGCCAGATACGATTGGTATTATTACTAATAAGCGAACAATTAAACGTGATCCTAAGCTTGTTCGCGCATTCGTTAAAGCTGCAAAGCGTGGGTATGAATACGCGTATTCACACCCAGATGAAGCATCTGACATTTTGGTTAAAGAAGCTAAAGATGCAAATCTTAATCCAAAATTTGTTAAACGCAGCATGAAACTGATCGTCGATGGTCAGTATTGGGGAAACCACGCAGATATTAAAAGTGGAAAGTTTGTGTTTGGTACAAGTGATGTTAAAGGTGCTCAAGACTACTTTAACTTCTTAAGCCAAGGAGGAGCTTACACTGATGCAAAAGGTAAGGTAACTCATAAAACTCCTCAAGCTAAAGAATTATCCACCGACGAATTCTTAAAATAG
- the pth gene encoding aminoacyl-tRNA hydrolase, translating to MASDFWLIVGLGNPGSKYEGTRHNMGFMVADVLSERWSISFSDHKGLSKLGKGVMNLDGKSAKFFLAKPLTFMNDSGAAVSSISSYYQIETDHIVIIHDDMDLDFGRIKVKSGGSAGGHNGIRSIDRSLGTPQYARVRMGVGHAQRGAHAHDNTVNWVLGGFAGAQKSELPNFLADGADAVESVIFRGLSATQEHFNGK from the coding sequence ATGGCATCGGATTTTTGGCTGATTGTAGGACTTGGAAATCCTGGATCGAAGTATGAAGGTACACGTCATAATATGGGTTTTATGGTTGCAGACGTGTTAAGTGAGCGTTGGTCAATATCTTTTTCCGACCATAAGGGTTTGTCAAAATTAGGCAAGGGAGTAATGAATTTAGACGGTAAATCGGCGAAGTTTTTCCTCGCTAAGCCACTCACATTTATGAACGATTCTGGTGCTGCTGTTTCGTCAATAAGCTCGTATTATCAGATTGAAACTGACCATATTGTGATTATCCATGACGATATGGATTTGGATTTTGGTCGGATTAAAGTAAAATCTGGCGGTTCTGCTGGAGGTCATAATGGTATTCGTTCTATTGATCGCAGTCTTGGAACTCCGCAATATGCTCGTGTGAGAATGGGTGTGGGGCACGCTCAACGCGGAGCGCACGCGCATGATAATACTGTTAATTGGGTTTTGGGTGGTTTTGCCGGTGCGCAAAAATCTGAACTTCCTAATTTTTTGGCAGATGGTGCTGATGCAGTAGAAAGTGTGATCTTCCGCGGGCTTAGCGCCACTCAGGAGCATTTCAATGGCAAATAA
- the mfd gene encoding transcription-repair coupling factor produces the protein MANKSDFFANNMSDSKDFINSNVSFENILKDILDKNEAFKSLVSNVLDFPNPLTVASPLGSRPAIAAAISKSSPVVLITPSGRDASDAVSSIRDWYDGDPQDIAELEAWETLPHERLSPRADTVASRMSVFRRLKHPQSGKNRMFSPIRVLVMPVRSIIQPVVENISDVEPLVFECGKEVPIDSAVKRLVENSYNRVELVMNRGEFAVRGGIIDVFSPTMNHPVRIEFFGDEIDTIKQFHASDQRTYGENINSIWATACRELQLTKDIQNRAKSLIGKIQNADDMLESISNAIPVEGMESLLPALVDKMEPVENLLPKNSIILISDPEKCRRAAQDLSRTANEFLAASWHVAASGRGAGAPITFDQASFLDFDETLASLENKNHQVINLTSFGSDKSPATVDIKESSENKIVKNSRLELSIKSPQEFRGDNEKISSGISGLIANGFKVYIIASAYGTLSRLSRAIQSTGIFDFVPIQSQIVDGFIDEQSKIAILTERDLTGKTSSASALKTPRRRRKSIDLLDLKPGDFVVHDQHGIGKFIGMRQRNIKTSSGEATREYLEIEYAPSKRNAPADKLFIPTDQLDLVSKYIGAEIPKLNKLGGSDWAATKAKARKHVQEVAEDLIKLYSARASTKGFAFSSDTPWQKELEDAFPYQETPDQLTTIDEVKQDMQKPIPMDRLICGDVGFGKTEIAVRAAFKAVQDGKQVVVLAPTTLLVQQHYETFTNRFSGFPVTVAAMSRFQSAKEIDATMQGIESGQVDVVVGTHKLLNPNIKFKDLGLVIIDEEQRFGVEHKETLKALRTNVDVLSLSATPIPRTLEMAVTGIREMSTLATPPEDRLPVLTYVGAYEDAQVAACVKRELLRGGQVFYVHNRVEDISKIASNIQKLVPDARVAIAHGKMGEKQLDTIIRDFWHRDIDVLVCTTIIETGLDISNANTLIVDHADRFGLSQLHQLRGRVGRGRERAYAYFLYDPTKPMTQQAHDRLATIAQYTALGSGFDVAMKDLELRGTGNLLGDAQSGHIEGVGFDLYVRMVSEAVEKYKEPDHKESISVSIDLPIEASIPVSYIDSDKLRLEAYRKLAEAQNDEDLKEIFNELSDRYGNPPKSLQTLFDVARLRFKAKQMGINQISMQGKTVRVIGVDPAQSVWMRLSRIYRGAQFKPVTHTMIFPSPFASVLGDSSSMSEKEIVEWAKQLLEDIDW, from the coding sequence ATGGCAAATAAATCTGATTTTTTTGCTAACAATATGTCAGATTCTAAAGATTTTATAAATTCTAACGTTTCTTTTGAAAATATACTTAAAGATATTTTAGATAAAAATGAAGCGTTTAAATCTTTAGTTTCTAACGTGCTAGATTTTCCGAATCCGCTTACTGTAGCATCTCCTTTAGGTTCTAGACCTGCTATAGCAGCTGCAATATCAAAGAGTAGTCCTGTTGTACTAATTACTCCATCTGGTAGAGATGCTAGTGACGCTGTTTCTTCAATACGCGATTGGTATGATGGAGATCCTCAGGATATTGCCGAACTCGAGGCTTGGGAGACTCTTCCTCATGAGCGTCTTTCTCCTAGAGCAGACACTGTGGCAAGTAGAATGTCGGTTTTTAGAAGATTAAAACATCCTCAAAGTGGCAAAAATAGAATGTTTAGCCCAATTCGTGTGCTTGTTATGCCAGTTCGTTCTATTATTCAGCCAGTTGTTGAAAATATTTCAGACGTGGAGCCTCTTGTTTTTGAATGTGGTAAAGAAGTTCCTATAGATTCTGCTGTAAAACGTCTTGTTGAAAACTCATATAATCGCGTTGAGTTGGTTATGAATCGTGGAGAATTTGCAGTTAGAGGTGGAATAATAGATGTTTTTTCTCCAACGATGAATCATCCTGTTAGAATCGAATTTTTTGGAGACGAAATCGACACGATTAAGCAGTTTCATGCATCTGATCAACGCACATACGGTGAGAATATTAATAGTATTTGGGCTACTGCTTGTAGAGAATTACAGCTTACAAAAGATATTCAAAATCGTGCAAAATCTTTGATTGGTAAAATTCAAAATGCTGACGACATGTTGGAATCCATATCGAATGCAATACCAGTAGAGGGTATGGAGTCGTTGCTTCCAGCATTAGTTGACAAAATGGAACCAGTAGAAAATCTGCTTCCAAAAAATTCTATAATATTGATTTCTGACCCAGAAAAATGTAGGCGCGCAGCTCAAGATTTAAGTAGAACTGCTAATGAATTTTTGGCAGCAAGCTGGCATGTAGCTGCATCTGGTAGAGGAGCAGGTGCTCCAATAACATTCGATCAGGCGAGTTTTCTTGATTTTGATGAAACTTTAGCAAGCTTAGAAAATAAGAATCATCAGGTAATAAATTTAACGAGTTTTGGATCTGATAAGTCGCCAGCAACCGTAGATATTAAAGAATCTAGCGAAAATAAAATTGTAAAAAATAGCCGTCTAGAATTGAGCATTAAATCTCCTCAAGAATTTAGAGGAGACAATGAAAAGATTTCTAGTGGAATATCTGGTCTTATAGCAAACGGATTTAAAGTTTACATAATTGCATCCGCATATGGAACCTTATCTAGACTAAGTCGCGCAATACAATCAACTGGAATTTTTGATTTTGTACCGATTCAATCGCAAATAGTGGACGGATTCATAGATGAACAAAGTAAAATCGCTATTCTTACAGAAAGAGATTTGACTGGAAAAACATCTTCTGCAAGCGCGCTTAAAACTCCTAGGAGAAGACGAAAATCAATAGACCTTCTAGATCTTAAACCAGGCGATTTTGTTGTTCACGATCAGCATGGAATCGGCAAATTTATAGGCATGAGGCAGCGAAATATAAAAACCTCAAGTGGAGAAGCTACTCGTGAATACTTGGAAATTGAATACGCGCCAAGTAAACGTAATGCGCCTGCCGACAAGCTTTTTATTCCAACCGATCAACTCGACTTGGTTAGCAAATATATTGGGGCTGAAATTCCAAAGTTAAACAAACTTGGAGGATCAGATTGGGCTGCTACAAAGGCAAAAGCTAGAAAGCATGTTCAAGAAGTTGCAGAGGATTTAATCAAATTATATTCAGCCAGAGCATCTACTAAAGGTTTTGCCTTCAGCTCTGACACTCCGTGGCAAAAAGAGCTGGAAGATGCATTTCCGTATCAAGAAACGCCGGATCAGCTTACTACTATTGACGAAGTTAAACAAGATATGCAGAAGCCAATTCCAATGGATAGGTTGATTTGCGGAGATGTTGGGTTTGGTAAAACGGAAATTGCTGTTCGAGCTGCATTTAAAGCTGTTCAAGACGGTAAACAAGTAGTTGTTCTAGCGCCAACCACTCTTTTGGTTCAGCAGCATTACGAGACTTTTACTAACCGTTTTTCTGGCTTCCCTGTAACAGTTGCCGCAATGAGCAGATTCCAGAGTGCAAAAGAAATAGACGCTACAATGCAAGGAATAGAATCCGGGCAAGTAGATGTTGTTGTTGGAACTCATAAACTTTTAAATCCAAATATAAAATTTAAAGATTTAGGATTAGTGATTATAGACGAAGAACAACGTTTTGGTGTTGAGCACAAGGAGACTTTGAAAGCTCTACGAACAAATGTAGATGTGCTTAGCCTTTCTGCAACGCCTATTCCTAGAACGCTTGAAATGGCTGTTACGGGTATTCGTGAAATGTCTACGCTTGCTACGCCTCCAGAAGATCGTCTACCAGTCTTGACTTATGTTGGAGCATATGAAGATGCACAAGTTGCAGCCTGTGTTAAACGTGAATTATTGCGTGGAGGACAAGTATTTTACGTTCATAATCGCGTAGAAGATATTAGTAAAATTGCCTCTAATATTCAAAAACTTGTGCCAGATGCTCGAGTGGCGATTGCACACGGAAAAATGGGCGAGAAGCAACTTGACACTATTATTCGTGATTTTTGGCATAGGGATATTGATGTTCTTGTTTGCACTACGATTATTGAAACAGGATTAGATATTTCTAATGCAAATACGCTTATTGTAGATCACGCTGACAGATTCGGTTTAAGTCAGCTTCATCAATTACGAGGGCGAGTTGGCAGAGGTCGTGAGCGCGCATACGCATACTTTTTGTACGATCCTACTAAGCCTATGACTCAGCAGGCTCACGACAGGCTTGCAACAATCGCTCAATATACTGCTCTTGGCTCTGGTTTTGATGTTGCTATGAAGGATTTGGAATTGCGCGGAACTGGCAATTTGCTTGGAGATGCTCAGAGTGGGCATATTGAAGGAGTCGGATTCGATTTATATGTTCGGATGGTATCTGAAGCTGTTGAAAAATATAAGGAACCAGATCATAAAGAGTCCATATCTGTTTCTATTGATTTGCCAATAGAAGCCTCAATTCCAGTATCTTATATTGATTCAGATAAATTACGTTTGGAAGCTTATAGGAAGCTTGCTGAGGCTCAGAATGATGAAGACTTAAAAGAGATTTTCAATGAGTTAAGCGATAGATATGGAAATCCTCCTAAATCCTTACAAACATTATTTGATGTTGCAAGATTACGTTTTAAAGCTAAACAAATGGGTATTAATCAAATAAGCATGCAAGGTAAAACTGTGCGCGTTATTGGCGTAGATCCAGCTCAATCTGTTTGGATGCGTTTGAGTAGGATCTACAGGGGAGCACAGTTTAAGCCTGTAACCCACACAATGATTTTTCCATCTCCTTTTGCGTCTGTTTTAGGGGATTCATCGTCTATGAGTGAAAAAGAGATAGTCGAATGGGCTAAGCAACTTTTAGAAGACATTGATTGGTAA
- a CDS encoding ABC transporter ATP-binding protein, with translation MNIQNNENNANNVNNSYCVSLTHIEVAFDDTYKVLKDINLNIKQGEFVSLIGRSGCGKTTLLKVISGLLKPTSGSINVTDMQAIGFQDARLIPWLKIGENVVFGLSDSKNNLKKLANNALSKMQLEEYANKWPSQLSGGQAQRVSLARALVRNPELLLLDEPFGALDALTRLDMQDLLAKLRTQNGWSTIMVTHDIAEAVRLSDRILMLQNGVISRQWNIDRSSVDSQGRPTNHVSIEDDLRLALK, from the coding sequence ATGAACATTCAAAACAATGAAAATAATGCTAATAATGTCAACAATTCCTACTGTGTTTCTTTAACGCATATTGAAGTAGCATTTGACGACACTTATAAGGTTTTGAAAGATATTAATTTAAACATTAAGCAAGGCGAGTTTGTCTCACTTATTGGCAGATCAGGTTGCGGAAAAACAACGCTTCTTAAAGTAATATCTGGTTTATTAAAACCTACAAGCGGCAGTATAAACGTTACAGACATGCAGGCTATAGGATTCCAAGATGCAAGATTAATCCCATGGCTAAAAATTGGTGAAAACGTTGTTTTTGGTCTTTCAGACAGTAAAAACAATCTTAAAAAACTTGCAAATAATGCTCTTAGCAAAATGCAATTAGAAGAATACGCCAATAAATGGCCTTCTCAACTTTCTGGCGGTCAAGCTCAACGCGTCTCTTTAGCTAGAGCATTAGTAAGAAACCCAGAGCTATTGCTTTTAGACGAACCTTTCGGCGCATTAGATGCTTTAACAAGACTAGACATGCAAGATCTTCTAGCTAAGCTAAGAACACAAAACGGCTGGAGCACAATCATGGTTACTCACGATATTGCGGAAGCTGTAAGATTATCAGATCGTATTCTAATGCTTCAAAATGGCGTAATATCAAGGCAATGGAATATCGATAGGAGCAGTGTTGATTCGCAAGGAAGACCTACAAATCATGTTTCTATTGAAGATGATTTAAGACTTGCCTTAAAGTGA
- a CDS encoding ABC transporter substrate-binding protein: protein MANFKIQIASKRSIAAICAFCATIALASCGGAQKPANNSQSSSKDTGIMRVAYLSTANYLTTLKNEKFLQEEFGKAKVTYTGPYTPVDGLTAVMSGSADATTTGTGRFIDLIAEGQPWVAFALEYYNGDSQGIVASAKSGAKTLKDLYGKKVAIIHNGDTGDYMLHRAFDKSGLDVSKVHKVEMSPKNFQAAFTSGQIDAISSFDQNLAAAMTTPGSKLLVNAKKYGNMNVTIHIVSRKFAKKHPELVKKMYNALVREANKSHKEKNVIGNAYKQLGASDTIIKQIEKFDNPTIKPIDKKGLEMMKVQAKEYVKYGLIKQAPTNLDDSVMDCSK from the coding sequence ATGGCTAATTTCAAAATACAAATTGCTAGCAAACGCTCTATTGCAGCAATATGCGCTTTTTGCGCAACTATCGCTCTTGCATCTTGCGGCGGAGCTCAAAAACCTGCAAATAACTCCCAATCTTCTAGCAAAGATACGGGAATAATGAGGGTTGCTTATCTTTCTACAGCAAACTATTTAACAACGTTAAAAAATGAAAAATTCCTTCAGGAAGAATTTGGAAAAGCAAAAGTCACCTATACTGGACCATACACTCCAGTTGATGGTCTTACCGCAGTTATGAGCGGAAGCGCTGATGCAACAACTACTGGAACTGGACGATTTATTGATTTGATTGCAGAAGGTCAACCTTGGGTTGCATTTGCGCTCGAATATTACAATGGTGATTCTCAAGGAATCGTTGCATCCGCAAAAAGCGGCGCAAAAACACTAAAAGACTTATATGGAAAGAAAGTTGCTATTATTCACAACGGTGATACTGGCGATTACATGCTTCACCGCGCATTCGATAAAAGCGGATTAGACGTTTCTAAAGTGCATAAAGTAGAGATGAGCCCTAAGAACTTCCAGGCAGCATTTACATCTGGACAGATTGATGCAATTTCCTCATTCGATCAGAATCTTGCTGCAGCGATGACAACCCCTGGGTCAAAATTACTTGTTAACGCTAAAAAGTATGGCAACATGAATGTTACCATTCACATTGTTTCTAGAAAATTTGCTAAGAAGCATCCTGAGCTCGTTAAAAAAATGTATAATGCTCTTGTTCGCGAAGCTAATAAGTCACATAAAGAAAAGAATGTTATCGGGAATGCTTATAAGCAACTTGGAGCAAGCGACACAATCATTAAGCAGATTGAAAAATTCGATAATCCAACAATTAAGCCAATCGATAAGAAAGGCTTAGAAATGATGAAGGTTCAGGCAAAAGAATACGTAAAATATGGTTTAATTAAGCAAGCTCCAACAAACTTGGATGATTCCGTAATGGATTGCAGCAAGTAA
- a CDS encoding ABC transporter permease produces MNNLFSAIAKLHHKAFISLKAWLSTIAILFLWFLITLTPAENRALPSPIEVIKAFVDLNNEGILLPSLAISIFRVVAGLLLGIAFALPSGIISGGSKIGESVINKPSHMLRSIPFPALAPLLIIFLGVDEMMKIMLIALGVFGPMYVNIRDGVRNIDPKLIELAKAYNVKKSTVFTTIFMRGTLANFMTGLRFSISVAWVALVTCETVNSSIGIGYILSRAQQFFRPDQMMACIILYAIAGLGSEVTANIFEYWLMPERRVNRES; encoded by the coding sequence ATGAATAACCTTTTTAGCGCGATTGCAAAACTGCATCATAAAGCTTTTATTTCTTTAAAAGCTTGGCTTTCTACTATAGCGATTCTTTTTTTATGGTTTTTAATAACCTTAACTCCTGCCGAAAATCGCGCTTTGCCATCTCCAATCGAGGTAATAAAAGCATTTGTTGACTTAAACAACGAAGGAATATTACTACCGTCTCTTGCAATAAGCATATTTAGAGTTGTAGCTGGTCTTCTTTTAGGAATTGCTTTTGCTTTGCCATCTGGAATCATTTCTGGCGGAAGCAAAATAGGAGAATCAGTAATAAATAAACCAAGTCATATGCTCAGATCCATCCCATTCCCAGCATTAGCACCTTTATTGATCATTTTTCTCGGTGTGGACGAAATGATGAAAATAATGCTTATAGCGCTTGGTGTTTTTGGACCAATGTATGTCAATATTCGAGATGGAGTAAGGAACATTGACCCTAAACTAATAGAACTTGCAAAGGCTTATAACGTTAAAAAATCGACTGTTTTTACAACAATTTTTATGCGAGGAACACTAGCTAATTTTATGACAGGATTGCGATTTTCAATTTCCGTAGCATGGGTTGCTTTAGTTACTTGTGAAACAGTTAATTCTTCAATAGGAATCGGATATATTCTTTCTAGAGCTCAACAATTCTTTAGACCAGATCAAATGATGGCATGCATTATTTTATATGCGATTGCAGGACTTGGATCAGAAGTTACTGCAAACATATTCGAATATTGGCTTATGCCAGAACGTAGAGTAAATAGAGAATCTTAA
- the eno gene encoding phosphopyruvate hydratase, producing MAAIESVYAREILDSRGNPTVQVYLETEDGAQGIGLVPSGASTGEAEAWERRDGDKSRYQGKGTLEAVKAVNEVIAPKVIGMDASDQRALDETMIELDGTPNKGKLGANAILGVSLAALYAAAESAELPLYRYIGGTNGHILPVPNMNIMNGGAHADFATDIQEYMISPYGFATYSDALRAGVEVYHTLKNVLKKEGLATGLGDEGGFAPKMKSNEDSLKYIMDAIEAAGYEPGKQIGISLDVASSEFYNKETGKYRFDGEERESAYMLDYYEKLINEYPIVSIEDPFQEEGWDDWAAITKRLGDRLQFVGDDLLVTNPKRLAKGIELGAANSLLVKLNQIGSVTETLDAIELATKNGFTSMVSHRSGETPDTTISDLAVAKNTGQIKTGAPARGERIAKYNRLLEIEEELGSTAQYAGYSAFKACKKYMK from the coding sequence GTGGCAGCTATTGAAAGCGTATATGCACGCGAAATTTTGGATTCTCGTGGAAATCCTACCGTTCAGGTTTATTTGGAGACCGAAGATGGCGCTCAGGGTATTGGCTTAGTGCCTTCTGGTGCTTCGACTGGTGAGGCTGAGGCTTGGGAGCGTCGTGATGGCGACAAGTCCCGTTATCAGGGCAAGGGTACTTTGGAAGCAGTTAAGGCTGTTAATGAAGTAATTGCTCCAAAGGTTATTGGCATGGATGCCTCTGACCAGCGTGCTCTTGATGAAACCATGATTGAGCTTGATGGCACTCCAAACAAGGGTAAGCTTGGCGCAAATGCTATTCTTGGCGTTTCTCTTGCTGCTCTTTATGCAGCTGCTGAATCTGCAGAGCTTCCATTGTATCGTTACATCGGCGGAACTAACGGACATATTCTTCCAGTTCCAAACATGAACATCATGAACGGTGGCGCTCACGCTGATTTTGCAACTGATATTCAGGAATACATGATTTCTCCATACGGTTTCGCAACTTACAGCGATGCTTTGCGCGCTGGTGTTGAGGTTTATCACACCTTAAAGAACGTTTTGAAGAAGGAAGGCTTGGCTACTGGTCTTGGTGACGAAGGTGGCTTCGCTCCAAAGATGAAGTCCAACGAAGATTCCTTGAAGTACATCATGGATGCAATCGAAGCTGCAGGTTACGAGCCAGGAAAGCAGATTGGTATTTCCCTCGATGTTGCTTCTTCTGAGTTCTACAACAAGGAAACTGGCAAGTATCGTTTCGACGGCGAAGAGCGCGAATCTGCTTACATGCTTGATTATTACGAGAAGCTCATCAACGAGTATCCAATCGTTTCCATCGAAGATCCATTCCAGGAAGAAGGCTGGGATGATTGGGCAGCAATCACCAAGCGTCTTGGTGATCGTTTGCAGTTCGTTGGCGATGACTTGCTCGTCACCAATCCAAAGCGTTTGGCTAAGGGTATTGAGCTTGGAGCAGCTAATTCCTTGCTCGTAAAGTTGAACCAGATTGGTTCCGTTACCGAAACCCTCGACGCTATTGAGCTTGCAACCAAGAATGGCTTTACTTCTATGGTTTCCCACCGCTCTGGTGAAACCCCAGATACAACCATTTCTGATCTTGCTGTTGCTAAGAACACTGGTCAGATTAAGACTGGTGCTCCTGCTCGTGGTGAGCGTATCGCTAAGTACAACCGCTTGCTTGAGATTGAGGAAGAGCTTGGCTCTACCGCTCAGTATGCTGGTTACAGCGCATTCAAGGCTTGCAAGAAGTATATGAAGTAA
- a CDS encoding L-lactate dehydrogenase, which translates to MRKVAVIGMGNVGAAVAHQLIIGGHVDDLYLYDSNEAKVKADALDFEDSMDNVPFNVNITVNDYEALKDVEVIVSALGHIKLLDVPHPDRFAELKYNRKEVAEVGAKIKASGFHGVLIDITNPCDAICQLYKEATGLPYERVIGTGTLLDSARLHRAVGKFFGVHPKAVKGYSLGEHGDSQFVAWSTVKVLEQPITDPAEEKNIDLDAVDDETREGGFTVFYGKKYTNYGIAAAAVRLVNAVMTDSREQMPVSNYREEYHSYLSYPAIVGRDGIIEQCKLDLTEEELQKLQHSADTILSKAQME; encoded by the coding sequence ATGAGAAAAGTCGCTGTTATAGGCATGGGTAATGTTGGTGCTGCAGTAGCCCATCAGCTCATTATTGGTGGTCACGTTGACGATTTGTATCTTTATGATTCAAATGAAGCAAAAGTTAAGGCTGATGCTCTTGATTTTGAAGATTCAATGGATAATGTGCCTTTTAACGTTAATATTACAGTAAATGATTATGAAGCATTAAAAGACGTAGAAGTAATCGTAAGCGCCTTGGGTCATATAAAACTTTTGGATGTTCCTCATCCAGATCGTTTTGCGGAGCTTAAGTATAACCGTAAAGAGGTTGCAGAAGTTGGTGCAAAAATTAAAGCTTCTGGATTCCATGGCGTTTTGATAGATATCACTAATCCTTGTGATGCTATTTGCCAGCTCTACAAGGAAGCTACTGGGCTTCCATACGAAAGAGTTATTGGTACTGGCACTCTTCTTGATTCTGCCCGTTTGCATCGTGCTGTAGGAAAGTTCTTCGGAGTTCATCCTAAGGCAGTTAAGGGTTATAGTTTAGGTGAGCACGGCGATTCACAGTTCGTTGCATGGTCTACGGTAAAAGTGTTAGAGCAGCCAATTACTGATCCTGCTGAGGAAAAGAACATTGACTTGGATGCTGTTGATGATGAAACTCGCGAAGGCGGTTTCACTGTGTTCTATGGAAAGAAATATACCAACTACGGTATTGCTGCAGCAGCTGTTCGTTTAGTGAATGCTGTAATGACGGATTCTAGAGAACAGATGCCTGTATCCAATTATCGTGAAGAATATCATTCTTATCTTTCTTATCCAGCGATTGTTGGTCGAGATGGCATTATTGAGCAGTGCAAGCTTGATTTGACTGAAGAAGAGTTGCAAAAGTTGCAGCATTCTGCAGATACGATTTTGAGCAAGGCTCAAATGGAATAG